In the genome of Streptomyces pactum, one region contains:
- the pdxS gene encoding pyridoxal 5'-phosphate synthase lyase subunit PdxS, with translation MSDTLPTTPSSDEAPATGTARVKRGMAEQLKGGVIMDVVTPEQAKIAEDAGAVAVMALERVPADIRKDGGVARMSDPDMIEGIINAVSIPVMAKSRIGHFVEAQVLQSLGVDYIDESEVLTPADEVNHSDKWAFTTPFVCGATNLGEALRRIAEGAAMIRSKGEAGTGNVVEAVRHLRQIKNEIARLRGYDNHELYAAAKELRAPYELVKEVAELGKLPVVLFSAGGVATPADAALMRQLGAEGVFVGSGIFKSGDPAKRAAAIVKATTFYDDPKIIADASRNLGEAMVGINCDTLPEAERYANRGW, from the coding sequence GTGTCCGACACGCTCCCCACCACGCCCAGCTCCGACGAGGCTCCCGCCACCGGCACCGCCCGCGTGAAGCGCGGCATGGCCGAGCAGCTCAAGGGCGGCGTGATCATGGACGTCGTCACCCCGGAGCAGGCGAAGATCGCCGAGGACGCCGGTGCGGTGGCGGTCATGGCCCTGGAGCGGGTGCCCGCCGACATCCGCAAGGACGGCGGCGTGGCCCGGATGTCCGACCCGGACATGATCGAGGGCATCATCAACGCCGTCTCCATCCCCGTGATGGCCAAGTCCCGCATCGGCCACTTCGTCGAGGCGCAGGTGCTGCAGTCGCTCGGCGTGGACTACATCGACGAGTCCGAGGTGCTCACCCCGGCCGACGAGGTCAACCACTCCGACAAGTGGGCCTTCACCACCCCCTTCGTCTGCGGTGCCACCAACCTGGGCGAGGCGCTGCGCCGGATCGCCGAGGGCGCGGCCATGATCCGTTCCAAGGGCGAGGCCGGCACCGGCAACGTCGTGGAGGCGGTCCGCCACCTGCGCCAGATCAAGAACGAGATCGCCCGGCTGCGCGGCTACGACAACCACGAGCTGTACGCCGCCGCCAAGGAGCTGCGCGCCCCGTACGAGCTGGTGAAGGAGGTCGCCGAGCTGGGCAAGCTCCCGGTGGTGCTGTTCTCCGCGGGCGGCGTCGCCACCCCGGCCGACGCGGCGCTGATGCGCCAGCTGGGCGCCGAGGGCGTCTTCGTGGGCTCGGGCATCTTCAAGTCCGGCGACCCCGCCAAGCGGGCCGCCGCCATCGTGAAGGCCACCACCTTCTACGACGACCCGAAGATCATCGCGGACGCCTCCCGCAACCTGGGCGAGGCCATGGTCGGCATCAACTGCGACACCCTCCCCGAGGCCGAGCGGTACGCCAACCGCGGCTGGTGA
- the pdxT gene encoding pyridoxal 5'-phosphate synthase glutaminase subunit PdxT, which produces MSATRGTPTIGVLALQGDVREHLVALAAADALARPVRRPEELAEVDGLVIPGGESTTMSKLATVFGVLGPLRERVRAGLPVYGTCAGMIMVAEKILDGRDDQETVGGVDMTVRRNAFGRQNESFEAAIDVAGIDGGPVEGVFIRAPWVESVGAGVEVLADYGGHAVAVRQGNVLATSFHPELTGDHRVHGLFVEMVRDAAA; this is translated from the coding sequence GTGTCCGCCACCCGTGGCACCCCCACCATCGGAGTGCTCGCCCTCCAGGGCGACGTCCGTGAACACCTGGTCGCGCTCGCCGCCGCCGACGCCCTGGCCCGTCCGGTCCGCCGCCCGGAGGAACTCGCCGAGGTGGACGGCCTGGTGATACCGGGCGGGGAGTCCACCACCATGTCCAAGCTCGCCACCGTCTTCGGGGTGCTCGGGCCGCTGCGCGAGCGGGTCCGGGCCGGGCTGCCGGTCTACGGCACCTGCGCCGGCATGATCATGGTCGCGGAGAAGATCCTGGACGGCCGGGACGACCAGGAGACGGTCGGCGGCGTCGACATGACCGTGCGCCGCAACGCCTTCGGGCGGCAGAACGAATCCTTCGAGGCCGCGATCGACGTCGCCGGGATCGACGGCGGGCCGGTGGAGGGCGTCTTCATCCGAGCCCCCTGGGTGGAGTCGGTCGGCGCCGGGGTGGAGGTGCTCGCCGACTACGGCGGACACGCCGTCGCGGTCCGGCAGGGCAACGTGCTGGCCACGTCCTTCCACCCGGAACTGACCGGCGACCACCGGGTGCACGGGCTCTTCGTGGAGATGGTGCGCGACGCCGCCGCCTGA
- a CDS encoding YebC/PmpR family DNA-binding transcriptional regulator has translation MSGHSKWATTKHKKAVIDAKRGKLFAKLIKNIEVAARMGGADPEGNPTLYDAIQKAKKQSVPNKNIDSAVKRGAGLEAGGADYETIMYEGYGPNGVAVLIECLTDNRNRAASDVRVAMTRNGGSMADPGSVSYLFNRKGVVIVPKGELTEDDVLGAVLDAGAEEVNDLGETFEVISEATDLVAVRTALQEAGIDYDSADANFVPTMQVQLDEEGARKIFKLIDALEDSDDVQNVFANFDVSDDVMEKVG, from the coding sequence ATGTCCGGCCACTCTAAATGGGCTACGACGAAGCACAAGAAGGCCGTGATCGATGCCAAGCGCGGCAAGCTCTTCGCGAAGCTCATCAAGAACATCGAGGTCGCGGCGCGGATGGGCGGCGCGGACCCGGAGGGCAACCCGACGCTGTACGACGCCATCCAGAAGGCGAAGAAGCAGTCGGTCCCCAACAAGAACATCGACAGCGCGGTCAAGCGCGGCGCGGGCCTGGAGGCCGGCGGCGCCGACTACGAGACCATCATGTACGAGGGCTACGGCCCCAACGGCGTGGCGGTGCTCATCGAGTGCCTGACCGACAACCGCAACCGCGCCGCCTCCGACGTGCGCGTGGCGATGACCCGCAACGGCGGCTCGATGGCCGACCCGGGCTCGGTCTCGTACCTGTTCAACCGCAAGGGCGTGGTCATCGTCCCCAAGGGCGAGCTGACCGAGGACGACGTGCTCGGCGCGGTGCTGGACGCCGGCGCCGAGGAGGTCAACGACCTGGGCGAGACCTTCGAGGTCATCAGCGAGGCCACCGACCTGGTGGCGGTGCGCACCGCACTCCAGGAGGCCGGCATCGACTACGACTCGGCCGACGCCAACTTCGTCCCGACCATGCAGGTCCAGCTGGACGAGGAGGGTGCGCGCAAGATCTTCAAGCTGATCGACGCGCTGGAGGACAGCGACGACGTGCAGAACGTCTTCGCCAACTTCGACGTCAGTGACGACGTCATGGAGAAGGTCGGCTGA
- the ruvC gene encoding crossover junction endodeoxyribonuclease RuvC: MRVLGVDPGLTRCGIGVVEGAAGRPLRMLGVGVVRTPAEEDTPRRLVLIEQGIEAWLDEHRPEMVAVERVFSQHNVRTVMGTAQASAVAMLCAARRGLPVALHTPSEVKAAVTGSGRAGKEQVGAMVTRLLRLAAPPRPADAADALALAICHIWRAPATHRLQQAAARGAAPASTVRVPAGPRHGRSQRGAS, translated from the coding sequence GTGCGGGTGCTGGGCGTGGACCCGGGGCTGACCCGGTGCGGCATCGGCGTGGTGGAGGGGGCCGCCGGCCGTCCGCTGCGGATGCTCGGGGTCGGCGTGGTCCGCACCCCCGCGGAGGAGGACACCCCGCGACGGCTGGTCCTGATCGAGCAGGGCATCGAGGCGTGGCTGGACGAGCACCGCCCCGAAATGGTCGCCGTGGAACGGGTGTTCAGCCAGCACAACGTCCGTACCGTGATGGGCACCGCCCAGGCCAGCGCCGTCGCCATGCTCTGCGCGGCCCGCCGCGGACTCCCGGTCGCCCTGCACACCCCCAGCGAGGTGAAGGCGGCCGTCACCGGCTCCGGGCGGGCCGGCAAGGAGCAGGTCGGCGCCATGGTCACCCGGCTGCTGCGGCTGGCCGCCCCGCCCAGGCCGGCCGACGCGGCCGACGCCCTGGCCCTGGCCATCTGCCACATCTGGCGGGCCCCGGCCACCCACCGCCTCCAGCAGGCCGCCGCCCGCGGCGCGGCCCCGGCCTCCACCGTCCGTGTTCCCGCCGGCCCCCGGCACGGCCGATCCCAGAGAGGCGCCTCATGA
- the ruvA gene encoding Holliday junction branch migration protein RuvA gives MIAFVSGPVAALAPDSAVIEVGGVGMAVQCTPATLSRLSVGEPARLATSLVVREDSLTLYGFADDDERQVFELLQTASGVGPRLAQAMLAVHTPDALRLAVAGGDEKALTAVPGIGKKGAQRLLLELKDRLGEPVGTGRAAAGAAATRVPGWRDQLTAALVGLGYAGREADEAVEAVAPQAEAAVAEGGTPQVSQLLRAALQSLNRAR, from the coding sequence ATGATCGCCTTCGTCAGCGGCCCGGTGGCCGCCCTCGCACCCGACTCCGCCGTCATCGAGGTCGGCGGCGTCGGCATGGCGGTCCAGTGCACCCCGGCCACCCTCTCCCGGCTGAGCGTCGGCGAGCCCGCCCGGCTCGCCACCTCGCTGGTGGTCCGGGAGGACTCGCTCACCCTGTACGGCTTCGCCGACGATGACGAGCGGCAGGTGTTCGAGCTGCTCCAGACGGCGAGCGGGGTCGGCCCCCGGCTGGCGCAGGCCATGCTGGCGGTGCACACCCCCGACGCGCTGCGCCTGGCGGTGGCCGGCGGTGACGAGAAGGCGCTCACCGCGGTACCGGGCATCGGCAAGAAGGGCGCCCAGCGGCTGCTGCTGGAGCTGAAGGACCGGCTGGGCGAGCCCGTCGGCACCGGCCGGGCCGCGGCCGGCGCTGCGGCCACCCGGGTTCCCGGCTGGCGCGACCAGCTGACCGCCGCGCTGGTGGGCCTGGGGTACGCCGGGCGGGAGGCGGACGAGGCGGTGGAGGCGGTCGCCCCGCAGGCCGAGGCGGCGGTCGCGGAGGGCGGCACACCGCAGGTGTCCCAGCTGCTCAGGGCCGCGCTGCAGAGCCTCAACCGCGCCCGCTGA
- the ruvB gene encoding Holliday junction branch migration DNA helicase RuvB — protein MNWDDTDAGAEQRLVASSADGEDQAIEAALRPKDLGEFVGQERVREQLDLVLKAARQRGGTADHVLLSGAPGLGKTTLSMIIAAEMGAPIRITSGPAIQHAGDLAAILSSLTEGEVLFLDEIHRMSRPAEEMLYMAMEDFRVDVIVGKGPGATAIPLELPPFTLVGATTRAGLLPPPLRDRFGFTGHMEFYTAPELERVIHRSARLLDVEIEAPGAAEIAGRSRGTPRIANRLLRRVRDYAQVKADGMITAEIAARALDVYDVDGRGLDRLDRAVLTALLKLFGGGPVGLSTLAVAVGEERETVEEVAEPFLVREGLLARTPRGRVATPAAWEHLGLTPPGRTGAAQTGLFES, from the coding sequence ATGAACTGGGACGACACCGACGCCGGAGCCGAGCAGCGGCTGGTCGCCTCCTCCGCCGACGGCGAGGACCAGGCGATCGAGGCGGCCCTGCGCCCGAAGGACCTGGGCGAGTTCGTCGGGCAGGAGCGGGTCCGGGAACAGCTGGACCTGGTCCTCAAGGCCGCCCGGCAGCGCGGCGGCACCGCCGACCACGTACTGCTCTCCGGGGCGCCCGGGCTGGGCAAGACCACCCTGTCCATGATCATCGCGGCGGAGATGGGCGCCCCCATCCGGATCACCTCCGGCCCCGCCATCCAGCACGCCGGGGACCTGGCGGCCATCCTCTCCTCGCTCACCGAGGGCGAGGTGCTCTTCCTCGACGAGATCCACCGGATGTCCCGCCCCGCCGAGGAGATGCTCTACATGGCGATGGAGGACTTCCGGGTCGACGTGATCGTCGGCAAGGGGCCGGGCGCCACCGCCATCCCGCTGGAGCTGCCGCCGTTCACCCTGGTCGGCGCCACCACCCGGGCCGGACTGCTGCCGCCGCCGCTGCGCGACCGGTTCGGCTTCACCGGGCACATGGAGTTCTACACCGCCCCCGAGCTGGAGCGGGTCATCCACCGCTCGGCCCGGCTGCTGGACGTGGAGATCGAGGCCCCGGGCGCGGCGGAGATCGCCGGCCGGTCCCGCGGCACCCCGCGCATCGCCAACCGGCTGCTGCGCAGGGTCCGGGACTACGCGCAGGTCAAGGCCGACGGAATGATCACCGCCGAGATCGCCGCCCGCGCCCTGGACGTGTACGACGTGGACGGCCGCGGGCTGGACCGGCTGGACCGCGCGGTGCTGACCGCGCTGCTGAAACTGTTCGGCGGCGGCCCGGTCGGGCTGTCCACCCTGGCGGTCGCGGTGGGGGAGGAGCGCGAGACCGTCGAGGAGGTCGCCGAGCCGTTCCTGGTACGGGAGGGGCTGCTGGCCCGCACCCCCAGGGGGCGGGTGGCGACCCCGGCGGCCTGGGAGCACCTCGGCCTCACCCCGCCGGGGCGGACGGGCGCCGCGCAGACCGGCCTGTTCGAGTCGTGA
- the yajC gene encoding preprotein translocase subunit YajC — protein MNIVTLLPFIVLIGAMFLMTRSAKNKQRQAVQMRESMQPGSGVRTIGGMYATVKEVHEDTVLLEVAPGVHAVYAKNAVGAVLDDDEYNRIVHGIDPEATDTDSDTPVVPDDASSLTDPGSSADAEAGKTDLTKPGADAKRPEDGKGDSDAK, from the coding sequence GTGAATATCGTGACTCTCCTGCCGTTCATCGTGCTCATCGGGGCCATGTTCCTGATGACCCGATCGGCCAAGAACAAGCAGCGCCAGGCCGTGCAGATGCGGGAGTCGATGCAGCCGGGCTCCGGCGTCCGGACCATCGGCGGCATGTACGCCACGGTCAAGGAGGTCCACGAGGACACGGTTCTCCTCGAAGTCGCTCCCGGCGTGCACGCCGTGTACGCCAAGAACGCGGTGGGTGCCGTCCTCGACGACGACGAGTACAACCGCATCGTGCACGGCATCGACCCGGAGGCCACCGACACCGACTCCGACACCCCGGTGGTCCCCGACGACGCTTCCTCGCTGACCGACCCGGGCAGCTCCGCCGACGCCGAGGCCGGCAAGACCGACCTCACGAAGCCGGGCGCCGACGCCAAGCGGCCCGAGGACGGCAAGGGCGACAGCGACGCGAAGTAA
- the secD gene encoding protein translocase subunit SecD codes for MAAPKKGRRSPGGPGRPWRPLALILIAIVALTVGMFASGHTTPRLGIDLAGGTSFTLEAKNEPGKPNAINSDNMNTAVNVIERRVNGLGVSEAEVQTQGDKHIIVNIPKGTNAKQARGQVGTTAKLFFRPVVTYTDGARTPEPKPTPSAGDRGDKDKGDGKDKSGDEGEADSGKAGDQAGQDKAGDGKDGATTTPSSTPHHPGPPGHRGLTADETPKADETGAPTPGGTDKPAGSAKDEPKKDEPKKDDPGTQQPAQDDLSKQLAALDCSTPKSRAAAGDKVAAASEKDSVVACYEDGSRKFILGPVQVAGTEIDGAESLYDSQGGAGWIVSLDFSGKGSKQFAEVTTELSKQQPPQNQFAIVLDGEVISDPQVSYPITGGKSQISGDFTRQESKDLANVLAYGALPLSFDIVDETTVSAALGSEQLEAGLIAGAIGLALVVLYLLLYYRGLSLVALASLAVSAALTYTIMTLLGPGIGFALNLPAVCGAIVAIGITADSFIVYFERIRDEIREGRTLRPAVERGWPRARRTILVSDFVSFLAAAVLFIVTVGKVQGFAFTLGLTTLLDVVVVFFFTKPLMTILARTKFFAGGHPWSGLDPRRLGVKPPLRRGRRPSAPVDPKEA; via the coding sequence GTGGCAGCACCGAAGAAGGGCCGCAGGTCCCCCGGGGGCCCGGGCAGGCCCTGGCGGCCGTTGGCCCTGATCCTCATCGCGATCGTGGCGCTCACCGTGGGCATGTTCGCCTCCGGTCACACCACGCCGCGACTGGGCATCGACCTCGCGGGCGGCACCAGCTTCACGCTGGAGGCCAAGAACGAGCCGGGCAAGCCCAACGCGATCAACTCGGACAACATGAACACCGCGGTTAACGTCATCGAGCGCCGTGTGAACGGCCTCGGTGTGTCCGAGGCCGAGGTCCAGACCCAGGGCGACAAGCACATCATCGTGAACATCCCCAAGGGGACGAACGCGAAACAGGCCCGGGGCCAGGTCGGCACGACCGCGAAGCTCTTCTTCCGCCCGGTGGTCACCTACACCGACGGTGCCCGGACCCCCGAGCCGAAGCCCACGCCGAGCGCCGGTGACCGCGGCGACAAGGACAAGGGCGACGGCAAGGACAAGTCCGGCGACGAGGGCGAGGCCGACTCCGGAAAGGCCGGCGACCAGGCCGGCCAGGACAAGGCCGGGGACGGCAAGGACGGGGCCACGACCACCCCCTCCTCCACCCCCCACCACCCAGGGCCGCCCGGTCACCGAGGCCTGACCGCCGACGAGACCCCCAAGGCGGACGAGACCGGCGCCCCCACCCCCGGCGGCACCGACAAGCCCGCCGGCTCGGCGAAGGACGAGCCGAAGAAGGACGAGCCGAAGAAGGACGACCCCGGCACCCAGCAGCCCGCGCAGGACGACCTGTCCAAGCAGCTGGCGGCGCTGGACTGCTCTACCCCGAAGTCCCGCGCCGCGGCCGGTGACAAGGTCGCCGCCGCGAGCGAGAAGGACTCGGTCGTCGCCTGCTACGAGGACGGCTCGCGCAAGTTCATCCTCGGCCCGGTGCAGGTCGCCGGCACCGAGATCGACGGCGCCGAATCCCTCTACGACAGCCAGGGCGGCGCCGGCTGGATCGTCTCCCTCGACTTCAGCGGCAAGGGAAGCAAGCAGTTCGCCGAGGTCACCACCGAGCTGTCCAAGCAGCAGCCGCCGCAGAACCAGTTCGCGATCGTCCTGGACGGCGAGGTCATCTCCGACCCGCAGGTCAGCTACCCGATCACCGGCGGCAAGTCGCAGATCTCCGGTGACTTCACCCGGCAGGAGTCCAAGGACCTGGCGAACGTGCTCGCCTACGGCGCGCTGCCGCTGTCCTTCGACATCGTGGACGAGACCACCGTCTCCGCCGCGCTCGGCAGCGAGCAGCTGGAGGCCGGCCTGATCGCCGGTGCCATCGGCCTCGCGCTCGTCGTGCTGTACCTGCTGCTGTACTACCGCGGCCTGTCGCTCGTCGCGCTGGCCAGCCTCGCGGTCTCCGCGGCCCTGACCTACACGATCATGACGCTGCTCGGCCCCGGTATCGGCTTCGCGCTGAACCTGCCCGCCGTGTGCGGTGCCATCGTGGCCATCGGCATCACCGCGGACTCCTTCATCGTGTACTTCGAGCGCATCCGGGACGAGATCCGCGAGGGCCGCACGCTCCGCCCGGCGGTGGAGCGCGGCTGGCCGCGTGCCCGCCGCACCATCCTGGTGTCGGACTTCGTCTCCTTCCTCGCCGCCGCGGTGCTCTTCATCGTCACCGTCGGCAAGGTGCAGGGCTTCGCGTTCACGCTGGGCCTGACCACGCTCCTCGACGTCGTGGTGGTGTTCTTCTTCACCAAGCCGCTGATGACGATCCTGGCCCGGACGAAGTTCTTCGCCGGCGGACACCCGTGGTCCGGCCTGGACCCCCGGCGCCTGGGCGTCAAGCCCCCGCTGCGCCGCGGCCGCCGTCCCTCCGCCCCCGTCGACCCGAAGGAGGCGTGA
- the secF gene encoding protein translocase subunit SecF, giving the protein MSKLGTLGARLYRGEVGYDFVAKRMIWYGISVLITITAIVGLSVRGLNMGIEFSGGAVFNTPKTELSANQARHTAEEAADGHHAIVQKLGNGTLRIQISDLDTKDAVPVQEAIAEKLDVSADRINTQLVGPSWGEEIANKAWKGLVIFMVLVVIYLAIAFEWRMAVAALIALIHDLTITVGVYALVGFEVTPGTVIGLLTILGYSLYDTVVVFDGLKEASRDITKQNRHTYSEIANRSLNATLVRSINTTVVALLPVAGLLFIGGGALGAGMLNDISLALFVGLAAGAYSSIFIATPLVADLKERDPQMQALAKRVRARRAALAAKGGGTAGTEAPHDPDGEPEDDDMPDEHEGNTPAGVVGPRRQPASRGRGRGRSSGKRR; this is encoded by the coding sequence ATGTCCAAGCTCGGCACACTCGGCGCCCGGCTCTACCGAGGCGAGGTCGGGTACGACTTCGTCGCCAAGCGGATGATCTGGTACGGCATCTCCGTCCTGATCACCATCACGGCCATCGTCGGCCTCTCGGTGCGCGGCCTCAACATGGGCATCGAGTTCTCCGGCGGCGCGGTCTTCAACACCCCCAAGACCGAACTCTCCGCCAACCAGGCGCGGCACACCGCCGAAGAGGCGGCCGACGGCCACCACGCCATCGTCCAGAAGCTCGGCAACGGCACCCTGCGCATCCAGATCAGTGACCTGGACACCAAGGACGCGGTGCCGGTCCAGGAGGCGATCGCCGAGAAGCTCGACGTGTCCGCCGACCGGATCAACACCCAGCTGGTGGGTCCCAGCTGGGGTGAGGAGATCGCCAACAAGGCCTGGAAGGGCCTGGTGATCTTCATGGTCCTTGTGGTCATCTACCTCGCCATCGCCTTCGAATGGCGCATGGCGGTGGCCGCACTGATCGCCCTCATCCACGACCTCACCATCACCGTCGGCGTCTACGCGCTGGTCGGGTTCGAGGTCACCCCGGGCACGGTGATCGGTCTGCTCACCATCCTCGGATACTCGCTCTACGACACCGTCGTGGTCTTCGACGGTCTCAAGGAAGCGTCCAGGGACATCACCAAGCAGAACCGCCACACCTACAGCGAAATCGCCAACCGCAGCCTCAACGCCACCCTGGTGCGGTCCATCAACACCACCGTGGTGGCGCTGCTCCCGGTCGCCGGCCTGCTGTTCATCGGCGGTGGCGCACTGGGCGCGGGCATGCTCAACGACATCTCGCTCGCCCTGTTCGTCGGCCTCGCGGCCGGCGCGTACTCCTCGATCTTCATCGCCACCCCGCTCGTCGCCGACCTCAAGGAACGCGATCCGCAGATGCAGGCGCTGGCCAAGCGGGTGCGCGCCCGGCGGGCCGCGCTCGCGGCCAAGGGCGGCGGGACGGCCGGCACCGAAGCCCCGCACGATCCCGACGGAGAACCGGAGGACGACGACATGCCGGACGAGCACGAGGGCAACACCCCCGCCGGAGTGGTGGGACCGCGCCGCCAGCCCGCCTCCCGCGGCCGGGGCCGCGGCCGCTCCTCGGGCAAGCGCCGATGA
- a CDS encoding adenine phosphoribosyltransferase: MSTVAGETPDLREMLLGRIKDVPDHPKPGVMFKDITPLLADAEAFSALTGALAELCVRYRADKVVGLEARGFILAAPVAVRAGLGFVPVRKAGKLPGATLGQSYDLEYGTAEIEIHADALAPGDRVMVIDDVLATGGTAEASLQLIRRAGGEIAGLAVLLELGFLDGRGKLAAELRDAPLEALITV; this comes from the coding sequence ATGAGCACCGTGGCCGGTGAGACGCCGGACCTGAGGGAGATGCTGCTCGGCCGGATCAAGGACGTACCGGACCACCCCAAGCCCGGCGTGATGTTCAAGGACATCACCCCGCTGCTCGCCGACGCCGAGGCCTTCTCGGCGCTGACCGGCGCGCTGGCCGAGCTGTGCGTGCGGTACCGCGCCGACAAGGTCGTCGGCCTGGAGGCGCGCGGCTTCATCCTCGCCGCGCCGGTCGCGGTCCGCGCCGGGCTGGGCTTCGTCCCGGTGCGCAAGGCGGGCAAGCTCCCGGGCGCCACCCTGGGGCAGAGCTACGACCTGGAGTACGGCACCGCGGAGATCGAGATACACGCCGACGCGCTCGCCCCCGGCGACCGGGTCATGGTGATCGACGACGTGCTCGCCACCGGCGGCACCGCCGAGGCCTCCCTCCAGCTCATCCGCCGCGCGGGCGGCGAGATCGCCGGCCTGGCGGTCCTGCTGGAGCTGGGCTTCCTCGACGGCCGCGGCAAACTCGCCGCGGAACTGCGCGACGCCCCGCTGGAGGCGCTGATCACGGTCTGA